Proteins from one Parasteatoda tepidariorum isolate YZ-2023 chromosome 4, CAS_Ptep_4.0, whole genome shotgun sequence genomic window:
- the LOC107444293 gene encoding zinc finger MYM-type protein 1-like, translating to MVLQRLFDIILTLAKSSLALRGHQEDLSQKGYHGKFLSFVELVARYDHILGSTRYLSATIQNEMIESLGTKLETHLLEQIRASPFFAIIMNTTQDISKVNQLNIVERYAVITRSENGEPIDIEVKEVFLGFYAAIKYGAVDLVNQVTTLFIDKNIDLKKCVRQSYDGASVMSGVYNGVLKHIKDIQPNAEYVHGATHNLNLVINDAVSSCVEIQIFFATLQDLYNFFGNSIKRWDLLSKFTGESDTTLKKLNPTRWSSRVNTICAIKLRYFDIIKALSEIVIKSPNKDERSEAESIKTKMLNFEFVFLCEFMHSVLNDINYASKTLQKCGIDLGEASKVVAETKAKLQIYRNDFELFKCKASETARKSGADTHF from the exons ATGGTTCTTCAAAGGTTATTCGATATCATACTTACCCTAGCAAAGAGTTCTTTGGCTTTGAGAGGACATCAAGAAGACTTAAGTCAGAAAGGATACCACGGAAAATTTCTGTCCTTTGTAGAGCTTGTCGCCCGATATGATCACATTCTCG gATCTACAAGATATTTGAGTGCaacaattcaaaatgaaatgattgAGAGCTTGGGGACCAAACTCGAAACCCATCTACTGGAACAAATTAGAGCGTCACCGTTTTTTGCCATCATAATGAATACAACACAGGACATATCGAAGGTAAATCAGCTAAACATTGTTGAGAGGTATGCAGTAATAACCAGATCGGAAAATGGAGAGCCAATTGATATAGAAGTAAAAGAAGTGTTTCTAGGCTTTTATGCAGCCATCAAATATGGCGCAGTAGATTTAGTCAACCAAGTGACAACATTATTTAtcgacaaaaatattgatttaaaaaaatgtgtgaggCAAAGCTATGATGGAGCCAGTGTGATGAGTGGTGTGTATAATGGTGTACTAAAACATATTAAGGATATCCAGCCTAACGCAGAGTACGTACATGGTGCCACTCATAACTTAAATTTGGTGATAAATGATGCCGTTAGCAGTTGTGTGGAAATACAGATTTTCTTCGCAACGTTGCAAGATTTGTATAACTTTTTCGGAAACAGCATCAAACGTTGGGATCTACTGTCAAAATTCACTGGCGAATCGGACACCActctaaaaaaactaaatccgACTAGATGGTCCAGTAGGGTCAATACGATATGTGCAATAAAACTtcgttattttgatattatcaaAGCATTATCAGAAATAGTTATAAAGAGTCCTAATAAAGATGAGCGTAGTGAAGCAGAgagtattaaaacaaaaatgctgaATTTCGAGTTCGTGTTTCTTTGCGAGTTCATGCACAGTGTATTGAACGACATCAATTATGCATccaaaactttacaaaaatgcGGCATCGATTTGGGCGAGGCGAGTAAAGTTGTAGCAGAGACCAAAGCAAAGTTGcaaatttatagaaatgatTTCGAATTATTCAAGTGCAAAGCCAGTGAAACTGCAAGAAAATCAGGTGCTGATacccatttttaa
- the LOC122272643 gene encoding splicing factor 3B subunit 3 isoform X2, translating to MVIFIPDDEGSSEEDTADKGSAEEGSSEEDTVETSSTDSLVLGEDSLMSQCCITVQHATRISHVISGFLLSSTTKCFAFARDKVVEYAEFLSIEKQIQTFHIVKVFGRICNMSTFLYLEDDERNTRVRKDVAVLTTDAGKLIILKYQKLLDFDSKLLQKRKSEQKLFEKIVYPFCEPGYNAQFPGHFLTTDPRGCAILIGAILDKMIVFIKTKSEGDPLKNLSVFVIDYGGYVIYDMVGLKPKNKLFQFAILRSKYTMTIN from the exons atggttatttttataCCCGATGACGAAGGCTCTTCAGAAGAAGACACTGCAGATAAAGGCTCTGCAGAAGAAGGCTCTTCAGAAGAAGACACTGTAGAA aCTAGTTCTACTGATTCTTTAGTCCTAGGAGAGGATAGTTTGATGTCTCAATGTTGTATAACAGTTCAGCATGCAACGCGGATATCTCATGTTATTTCTGGATTTCTTTTAAGTTCAACTACAAAGTGTTTTGCCTTTGCTCGAGATAAAGTTGTAGAGTATGCTGAATTCCTCTCAATCGAAAAACAGATCCAAACTTTTCATATTGTCAAAGTTTTTGGTCGCATTTGCAATATGTCAACTTTCTTGTACCTAGAAGACGATGAACGCAACACTAGAGTCAGAAAAG atGTTGCAGTTTTGACAACTGATGCagggaaattaataattttaaagtaccaAAAATTATTGGATTTCGATAGTAAACTTTTGCAAAAACGAAAATCAGAACAAAAGCTAtttgaaaag ATTGTATACCCATTCTGTGAACCTGGTTATAATGCACAATTTCCTGGACACTTCTTAACAACTGATCCTAGGGGCTGTGCAATATTAATAG GTGCTATTCTTGATAAAATGATTGTATTCATCAAAACAAAATCAGAAGGtgatccattaaaaaatttgagtgtCTTTGTTATTGATTATGGTGGTTACGTCATTTATGATATGGTGGGTTTAAAACCTAAGAACAAATTATTCCAGTTTGCCATTTTGCGTTCCAAATATAcg